A window of Ruminiclostridium herbifermentans genomic DNA:
TATCATCCTGCTATCTTTTTAAAAACAATCCAAGAATTACGTCCAACAACAACATATTTAGTAAGAACAATGATGGTGCAAATATTTGATTATCCTTTTTTAGATAGGTTTGATATTAGTTCTATAAAAAGAATTATTCTCGGAGCCATGATAACTCCTGAAAGTGTGTTCTTAAAGACTACGGAAAAATTTAAGAATGCTATAGTATACAATGCCTATGGTTTGTCGGAAGCATCGGTGAGAGTTTCTTTTGCATGTAGTGAGGATTTATTAGCATATCCTGGCACAGTAGGAAGACCAATAAAAGGCTGTGACGTTACAATTTATCGTGATGATGGTTCTGTTTGTGAAGCGGACGAGATAGGAGAGATATTTGTTCGTACTGATTACATTATGGACGGATATTATAAATGTAAAGACAAGACCTTAGAGGCGATTACTGATAAGGGATTAAGGACTAGGGATAAAGGTTACAAGAATAAAGAAGGCATGTTATTTATTGTAGGTAGGACAGATGACTTAATTAATCAGGGTGGAAATAATGTGTATCCTATTGAAATTGAACAGATACTGCTTATGAACCCTTTAATTAGAGAAGCTGTTGTAATTGGAATAGATGATGAAAAATTAGGTCAGAAAATTATTGCGTTGGTTCGTGTGGCTGAAGGTGAGAATGTATTAGTTCAAGATTTGTATAAATGGTGTCGTGCAAATCTAGAGGATAGAAAGATTCCAAGAGAAATTGTAATAGTTGAAAAGATGCCAAGAAATGAAATGGGTAAACTTAACAAAAATATCCTCAGAAGCTTTTATATAGACCAAATCCAAAATAGGAGGAGTTAAAAAATGAAACGAGAAGATTTGTCGCTAGAGAGACAACTGGTATTAATGACAGCAATTGAAATGGAGGAATCACAGAGGGCTAGATTGGAAGAAATTCTTAACAGTCACCTTAATTGGGCAGATATTATTTTTCAGATGATAACTCATAGAACATTAGGTATGTTTTATTATAACTTAAAAAAGTTTAAATTGGTTGATAAGCTTGAAAAAGAAATACATCGTCTTTTAGATGCGAATTGGCAGGTTTATGGGGAACGAAATGCATATTATCAAAAAGAGCTTACCAATGTTTTAAAGGCATTTAATGAGCATAATGTTGTTGTGCCTGTTCTTAAAGGTAATCTGCTAGCTATTATGGTTTATCCTGAGATTGAAACAAGAATATTTAATGACTTAGATATGATTATGAAGCTTGATGATGTAGTTCCTGTAACACAAGCCTTGGAAGGAATAGGATTCGTTCAGGGACATTTTGATGAGGAAAAACAAGAAATAATAGCAGCTTCAAGGAAAGAAAAAATGCTGCAGCAAATGGTTTCTCACGAATTACAGGAATTTCAGAAAATAAGCGACAACAAGTTTGCAAAGCTTGTACAGGTTGATATCAACCATGATGTTCTTTGGAAGGGAAATTGTCCATATAAGGTGCCTACTGAAGAATTAATTGCAAGGGCTCTTCCTATTGAGATAAACGGTGTTAAAGGATATATGCTTGATTACATAGACAATATTATTCAGCTTAGCTGCCATTTGTACAAAGAAGCAACACTAATGATGTGGGTTACTGACTTAAGAGATTTGAAAATCTATAAGTTCTCTGATTTGTATATGTATATTAAGAAGTTTTATGACAAGATTGATTGGGATTTACTTGTTGAAAGAATTAAGGGATACAATCTTGATAAGGTTGTTTATTATAATTTCCATTATATAGAAATGATGTTTGGTGAGTTAATTCCTGAAAAAGTACTAAATGCATTAAGACCAGATGATCTTACTTATTTAGATGAATATGGAATAGAAAATAAAGAACCATCATTATGGGAATATGATTTCTTTACAAGGTTGTTTGAGACAGATAGAGTTTTGACCTTAGCGGAAAATCAATTATCAGGCATGAATAAGTACTTAGATGCTAAAGCAAAATCTGATGGGGTTTTTAAACATAGAACATTAAATAACTAGAACTTGCAACACAGATATATGTAATCGGTGCAATAACGCAATAAGCTTGGAGGGGAGATTATGACAATTGATAGGGACAATATACTTAAAATGCTGATTACATCTTTAAAAAGAGATGAGAGTGAATTTGCCAATATAACAGATGATACAGACTTAAGAGAGCATGGTCTTGATTCCATTACCAGCATTGAGACTATTGTTATGTTGGAGGAAGCATTTGATATTAGCGTTGATGATGATGATTTATATATAGAGAATTTTAATACATTAGGAAAGATAATTAAACTGCTTGAAAAATGTATGAATAATTAGATAGAAGCAGTAGAGTAAAAGCTGTGTGCAGTAAGTTAAACTTTAGGACTTGGTTTTTTGGATTTAAGTAACTAATTCAACTGCAAAGTTTAAGTAAATATGTATTTAACCTAAGTGCAATCATAAAAACTACCTAAATACTAGGCGGAGTTTTTGGTTGCACTTTTTATTAGAACTTGATTAAAGGCAGTGAACGAGAATAAATACTATTTTGCGTAATATAGTATACTAATAATTGGCTTAAGTAAATTAATACTATATAATTATTTTATTACAAGTTTATAAATGCTATTTTAGGAATATAAGTTAAAAAGATAGGTTTGTGCTAACTTGGTGCATTTTTAATGGTGTGCAGAAGTCGTTAAAAAATAGACGTGGAGGATAGAATGCAGATACTTGTTGATGCAGATGCATGTCCTGTTAAAGAAATAATAGTGAGAGTTGCAAAAAAGTATAAAATTCCTGTAACAATGATAATTGACACAAGCCATGAACTCTATGATGGTTACAGTATCATAATAACAGTAGATAAATCAAGAGACAGCGTAGATATAAAGCTAATAAACTTACTAAAGAAAGAAGATATTGTAGTTACTCAGGATTATGGAGTGGCTGCAATGGGATTAGGAAAGGGGGCAAGGGTGCTCAATCAGAATGGCTTGATTTATTCAGATAATAATATTGACAGGCTGTTATTTGAAAGGCATCTTGGTCAAAAGGTTCGCAGAGCAGGAGGCAGAACAGGTAGTGTTAAAAAACGTTCAAAAGAGGACAATGATAATTTTGAAAGAGCGTTAATAAAGCTGATTGAAAAGCGGGAAGAATAAGTTATTAATAGGAAATATATGTATGATATAATTAATGTGAAACGCGAAAAGATTTCTTAAAATTATTTTTATATCAAAATTTTGTGTGGAGGTTAGCATGAAAGAATTAGGAAGCATGTTGAAAAGCTATTGCGTACCTCCACGATAATAGATTTACTTTTATATCAAAATTTTATGTGGAGGTTAGCAGTGAAAGAATTAGGAAGCATGTTGAAAAGCTATTGCGTACCTCCACGATAATATATTTATTTTTATATCAAAATTTTGTGTGGAGGCTAGCATGAAAGAATTAGGAAGCATGTTGAAAAGCTATTGCGTACCTCCATGATAATATATTTATTTTTATATCAAAATTTTGTGTGGAGGTTAGCATGAAAGAATTAGGAAGCATGTTGAAAAGCTATTGCGTACCTCCACGATAATAGACTTATTTTTATATCAAAAATTTTGTGTGGAGGTTAGCATGAAAGAATTAGGAAGCATGTTGAAAAGCTATTGCGTACCTCCACGATAATAGATTTACTTTTATATCAAAATTTTGTGTGGAGGTTAGCATGAAAGAATTAGGAAGCATGTTGAAAAGCTATTGCGTACCTCCACGATAATAGACTTATTTTTATATCAAAATTTTGTGTGGAGGTTAGCATGAAAGAATTAGGAAGCATGTTGAAAAGCTATTGCGTACCTCCACGATAATAGACTTATTTTTATATCAAAAATTTTGTGTGGAGGTTAGCATGAAAGAATTAGGAAGCATGTTGAAAAGCTATTGCGTACCTCCACGATAATAGATTTACTTTTATATCAAAATTTTATGTGGAGGTTAGCAGTGAAAGAATTAGGAAGCATGTTGAAAAGCTATTGCGTACCTCCACGATAATAGACTTATTTTTATATCAAAATTTTGTGTGGAGGTTAGTATGGATAATCATTTAAAATCAACTATTGAGAAACGAATAAATAAGGTTGCTGAAAATCTTAGAAAGAACAATATGCAAGTCCATTATGTAGAAAGTAAAACGGATGTAGTAAATAAGGTAGCAGAGCTGCTTAAGGAAGGAGATACTGTTGGAATTGGTGGTTCCCAAAGTATTTTCGAAAGTGGAATATTTGACTTGCTCCGAAGTGGAAAATATAACTTTCTAGATAGATATAAAGAGGGCTTGTCCAGAGAAGATATCGAAGAAATATACATTAAATCTTTTTCAGCTGATGCTTATATTTGCAGTACAAATGCCATAACTGAGCAGGGTGAGTTATATAATGTAGACGGCAATTCTAACAGGGTTGCAGCTATATGCTATGGTCCTAAGTCTGTAATTATTATTGCTGGATATAATAAGATAGTAAAAAATTTTGAAGAGGCAGTAAGACGTGTTAAATTATTAGCAGCACCTGCAAATTGTGTTAGGCTTAATTGCAACACTTATTGTAAGGAAAAGGGAGAATGTATGTCATTCTTATCAGATGCAGATGATATAACAAATGGTTGTAACAGCTCTGATAGAATATGCTGTAACTATGTTTTTTCAGCATACCAAAGAAAAAAAGACAGGATAAAGGTAATACTAGTAGGAGAAGAATTAGGTTATTGATGGAGGTAAAAATGATTGTATCATCCTTAAGAATGAAGCTTTATTCACCTAATTGTCATTCTCTGAAGGATAAAAGAATGATTGTGAAAAGTTTGATTAATAGAACACGCAATAAGTTTAATGTATCAATAGCTGAAGTAGAAGAACAGGATTATTATCAAACAATAGTAATTGGTGTGGCATGTGTTTCATCAAGCAGAACTCAAGCAAATGCTGTACTAAATGAGGTTATGAGATTTGTTGAAGGAAACACAGATGCTGAGATAACAGATTTATTATTTGAAGAAAGATGAGAAAAGCAAAGACCTTGTGGAATGATAAGGGTCTTTGCTTATATAATGGAAAAGGTAATTAAATGGATTGCTAATTCATAATGTTTATCTATCTTCAGTAAAGGTAAGCTTAAGAGTGAGAGTTTTATCTCCTCTGATAACTACGGCATCAACAGTATCGCCTGCCTTATGCAATTTCTTTACAGCATCTATGTCGGACATGGTTTTTATCTGTTTGCCATCAAGCTTTACCAATACATCACCTTTCTTTATTCCTGCAGCATAAGCAGCTCCATCAGTTGGAACTTCAACAACGTAAATACCTACAGGGATTCCGTACATTTCAGATATTTCTTGAGAAACCTCTTGTCCTGTAATACCTACTAGTGGTTTTCCTTTTACATAACCATATGTCTTCAACTGCTCTATTATTGGTTTAGCAGTATTAATTGGAATTGCAAAGCCTAAACCTTCAACACCAGATACAGATATCTTAGCTGAATTTATACCTATGACTTGTCCTTTTGAATTTAATAATGCACCACCGCTATTACCTGGATTTATTGCAGCATCTGTCTGAATAAGATTTAATGACATGTTTCCAGTTTTTAACTGTCTATTTAATGCGCTTATAACTCCAGAGGTAACTGAACCTGCAAATTCCATTCCGAGTGGATTTCCTATAGCAACAGCTAAATCTCCAACCTCAACACTTGATGAATCACCAAGTTCTGCAACTGGAAGGTTCGTGAGGTCAATCTTTATAAGTGCTAAATCATTGTCGCTATCTCCACCTATAAACTTAGCAGTTGCTTCACGTTTATCAGGTAAATAAACTGTCAAAGTGGTATTCTTTAAATTACTATTTGGGTCAGCATATTCAACAACATGGTAGTTTGTCATAATATACCCATCTGAACTAATTATAATTCCTGAACCCTCAGCATCAGATGTGGAAGGCATAGAACCAAAGAAGAAGTTACGAGTGTTGGTTTTAAATGTCATTTTTATACCTACAATTGAAGGCCCAACTTTCTTGGCTATTTCTGTTACTGTTAAATCTCTTAAATTTGATGAAGCTACTAGATTTGTACCAGAAATATTATTTTCAGCAGAAGATGTTTGTAATAATCCTCCATTTGATGAAATATTATTCTGCACATCACTCAGCTGCTTTGAGAAACTGGTATATAAAGCTCCGCCCACAACAAAACTAGTAATAACAGAAGTAACTAGAACAAGTGACATATATGTCAGCAAATTGTGTCTTCTTTTTCTTTCAGGCTTAACAATACTCTCCTTGTAATTTAATTGACTTTGAAACTGTTGGTTTACACCGTTTACGAAATATGATGTATTTTGTGATTGACTATCCCAGCTAGTATTGCCTTGTATTTGCTCAAATGAACTAATATTATCTTGCTCCTGATCTTCTGATTTTACTTCGATATTATAAACATACTGTGTCTGGTTATTCAAATCTTGATTATCATGCTGCTGAGTATTTAAGTTATTGTCATTTTGAAATTCTGTATTCCAATCGTTATTATTTCTATCTAACATAATATTACCTCCAATCTGTAAATATTGTTTGCTTTATCTTATGTTTATATAATAAACTTTAATTATGTACAATTTACTAAGAAAGTTTTAATAAATTGTTATTAAATTTAAAACAAATTGTTAACAAGGACAATTAATATCTTGTGAGGATTAGGAATGTGAGATGTACAGAGAAAACAGGCTCTAATAATGTTAAAATATAGGATTAATGGTAAAAAATTAAATATTGAGAACTAAGTGATAATATTAAAGTTCCCGTGTATTTCTATCTATTTCCTATATATAGGATATGTTAACAAATATAGAAGTTTAAATATATAAAATTAGACTACCACTATTGTTTTAAGCCGCTATGCTAATTTATTTGAACTGAGTTTGCAGGTAAACTACTTATTACACCAATAAAACTTAGATAAATTGGATACTCGATTACAAGTACTAGTTTTAATTTGTGGTAAGAGTAATTGATTCAAATACATTGATTCAAAAATTAAACCTACACGATGTAGTTATTGCGCAGCAGGTATTCATGGATGCAATTGATAATTCTACCGCACCAATAGAGTTTTATTTGAAGCTTTAGTATGTTGTTTATAGGAACTGTTACAGATCTTGAAATAAGCGAATTTTTTTACTCATGTAAGGGGGCATCTATAAACATAAAATCATAGGGGATTTCTTCACTGAAAATTTCAAATAGTGACTTGCTTGCTTTTTTGTCAATATCAACAAGAACATATTCTTCTAATATAGCAATAACCTTGCCGTAACCAATAAATTTGTCGTCCCTTGTAATTGCTATAAGGTCATCCTGCTTAATAAAATCTCTTTTTTCACATTGAACTATCATATATTCACCTTTATAGTACTTTTTCTCACTTTCTATATTAATGATTATTAGATATATGAATATTTATGTAGTGTAAGAGTATTTATAAAGAAAGCGGCACTATTATTTATATCCGTTATTCAAAATAATTATGCATTAATGGAAAAACTATTTTAAGCCGATTAATATTGTATAGGGATATGAGTGGTGCCATAGGCACGTTAATCTAAGGAGGGATTTATTATGATAACAGGAGTAAACTCTAAACCAATAGCAAATCAAAATGTGTGTGCAAAAAAACAAGAAAAAACAAAAGAGATATCCAGTGATACTTCTAAAGATACTGCAGTTGTGCTAGAATTGGGAAAATCATCAGAAAATACTGCAGGAGTCTATGGAAAGCCTGCTACTTCGGTAAAACCTACATCAGAGGATAAAATAGAAAAGAAAACAACCGCAGCTAATGCGGAAGAAATTGAAAGATTATGGGCTGAAGCAAATAGAGCTACACAAAACTTGAGAGACTTGGTGGAACAGTTACTAAAGAGTCAAGGTAAAAAATTTCATGATGTTTTCTCTGGAAAGGATAGCTTGGAAATCGATGAAGAAACAAGGGCTGCTGCTCAACAAGCTATTTCAGAGGATGGAGAATGTGGTGTACAAGCTGTAAGTGACAGAATAGTTGCATTTGCAAAAGCAATTTCTAATAATGACCCAGAAAAGTATGAAGAACTAATGAAAGCCATAGATAAAGGCTTTGCTCAGGCAGAAAAAGCACTTGGTGGTCAGCTGCCTGAAATATGCAGAAAAACTTATGATGAGGTTAAAAGAAAAATGGATGAGTGGAAATCTGGAGGAGATGTAAACAATACAGCTGAGAATGTTTAAATTCCAAAGTTAAAATAATTAATATTACAAAAGCCGTTCCATAAATAAGGAACGGCTTTTGCTCACATATACATATATATAAGTGCTGGGGACACTATATAGCAAAGAAAGAAAATATAATCCACTTTTTTAAGTGGCGGTACTGCTTTGGTTTTCAAGCAATAAGAATATCCCGCGCTTCATTGAAACGCCGAAAGTATAATACTTATTCTATTCAATACGTAAGGCCTTGTATTCACCAGGCTGCAGAGATATTTTAAAATATGTGTTTCCGTTTCTGCTTATTCCATCAAATTGAGGCTCAATATGGCAATTACTAGGTTCAATTTGAGATAAGCGCTGGTCTTCCTTGTGTACCACAACCGTGAATTCAACATTAGTTTTTCTGAAGGATTCAACGATAAAGGTATTATTGTCATATACAAAAAGACCAATATTTGACGGTGCTTCTAAATGAACAGGCAGATTAATTGATGCAGTTTCTCTTATTAAGTTCAATACAGCCTCAGGATAGCTATACAAGTCTCCTGGGTTATCAGGAATAGTCAAAACATAAAGCTTACCTTTGCTATATTTGTTTTGTAATAACACCGCATGATTATTAGAAGTATGTATTCCAACTGCCATTTGCCAGCTGTCATTTGTTTTAAAATCAATATGTGGCATTAGAATTTCTTTTTCAGAATAATAATAATCCTTGAAAGCACAGTACATCATATGAACGGCAAATTCTTTTACTATTGATTTTTTATCAGTATAATTTATTACAGCTATATCAGAAAGTTGCTCGTTAAGAACTCTAAGTAAACCAGTAGTAATCATTACAGAATTACCATCACATAAGCTTTTTTTAATTTTATCAACGATATCTGAATCCTTTTTCGCACTTTCTGTAAGAAGAATAAATCTGCTCTCTGCTGGGTATTCTGAATATGGTTCAAGGGGTAAACCTAGCATACCAAGGTATCCGTGAATAAAATCCTCGCCGTCAGAGTTAAAGGGCTTATAGCATGAGATTCCAACAGGCTCACCAATATGTCCCATAAGCTTATCAAATTGCTCAAATACAAAGCCAGCAAGTGGAACGTAAAGCTTGTAATCATATGCTAATAAACCGGCACAGAAAAGGGTTATTTCCTTAGCCTTAGAGAAAAGGGTCATATATAATTGCTCTACGTAAGTATCTAAGGTGCAATCAAAGGAGTCAAACCATCCACCTAAATTTTTACCGGGGTTTATGTTTTCAAAATATCTCATTATAAAGTAACCGATATATCTCTGCAGAACCTGCTGCGTATATTGTGAATCACGAGTTTCTGTTCCGGTATAAAAGGAATCAAACAAATTTGCTTGAGCCTTTGGGGTATAACCAGTAAACTGATGGTGATCATACCAGTTTGGATATTTTATTATCATATTTATATTTGGATTGACTGCTTTTGCTGTACTCATAATTTCAGAAGATACTTCTGCTAACAGCTGTGTTCTGAAATCAGCCCAACTTTTGCTTCCCTTAGCTTCAATACATGAATCGCATTTGCAATTAGTAAAATAAAAATCGTCTAAAATTATTTCGTCAAAAATACTAGCTGTATATGCGACTACTTCTTTTAATTGCCTTCTTTGTTCAGGATTACTATAGCAAAAGGAACTAAAATCCCAAGTATTATTTGTTTTGGGAGTTGTAGTGATAGCACCTGAAACTTTAATGCCCTTTTCTTTAAAAAACTCTTTGCAGAAAAGCATATTTTCCTCTGAAAGAAAAATACCGCTACGATAGGTCTCTAGATAAACCTTTCCAATTTTTATATGCTTGGAAAAAAATTCAAAGGAGGATTCAAAAGCATTATCTTCCTTAAGCTTTAATATATCAAATGCGTTGTAAAAAATAGCTGTACTAAAATTTTTGTAGGACATATATTATACCTCACTAAGTATTATAATTATTTTGTAGACTTCATATTAGCTATAGTTTTAAATTAGTACAAATGCTTTGAATCATTTAATTTTAGGATATATTATGTATTTCTTTAACTCAATTATAGATAGCATATAATAAAATATCTCGTCAAAGGTTGCTGTATATTACTCAAATATTGCTTTTTTAAATTCTGATGGAGAACAGCCTTTTACTTGCTTAAAAACTCGGTTGAAGGTCTTTATACTGTTAAAGCCCGAGTTAAATGATATTTCTGATATAGAATCAGAGGTATTAATAAGCATATTTACAGCTTTGGATACCTTGTAGTTGTTTATATATTGTCCTAAGGTCATACCAGTGGTATCTTTAAAAAATCGAGTGAAATGATACATGCTAAAGTTGGCCGATTTTGCAACATCAGCTAGTGAGATTTCTTCCTTGTAATTTTCATCTATGTATTTTGTTACCTGTTCAAGTATTTCCAGCTTTTTCATTTGTTTGTTCAATTGAGCAGAGCCAAGCTTTTCATTTGGTATATAGCGCACTATTCCAGCTGCAATGTCATAGAGTCTGGCACCAACAAATAAATCATAGCCGGATTGTTTTTCTTTTTTTTCTCTATAGATACCTAAAATTTGTTTCTCGAAAAAGCTATGAACGCTAAATTCATTATTTGTATTATTAATATATGGAATGTGAGGGTCTAAAATTTTTATTCCCGTTAAAAGGTTTGAAAGTTCCTCAAATAGTGCAGGCTCAAAGATAAGGATAATTCTGTCACATTTTTGAGGCTGCATTATAAAATAGTGTACTTCTCCCATGCCCACAATAAAAATATCTCTATTATGTAAAGTGTATGTGGCATTGTTTTGGCCAATTTTAAGTTCTTCACCTAATACATAAATTATTTCAATTCTTTCATGCCAGTGAGGAGGAAATTCTTGAACATCAGTATTGAATATATATATTGGAAATGGTTCAGCATTATTGTTGTAAATTTTTTGATGATGTGCTTCCATAGTTAATATCCATCCGTATTTGGTAGAGCACAATATTTTACGGCATGGAATCCTCAACCTCCCTTTAACCCTATTTTATTTAACAGTGATTTTAAACCATAACGGAACACTATAGCTTAGTGTATATTTTAATATACCACTCCTATGTAACTTTTAAGCATATACTAACATAGAATATTTTATATATAAAGAATCATATATGTCTAGAAACATATTATGGTAATATATGCATCTTTTTAGTTTTCGATTTGGAACGGAATAGGAAGTAAGAAGCTTCATAAATAGTATTGGTTTTGAAGAACTTAATCCGTTGCTGCTGCAAAAATTTATAGCACGGAATCAGTATTGGTTTAACTCAGAACTTTAGGTAACCATTATACATGGTTAAGGTCAGCTAAGACCGTGATTGCTTCTGATTTTATACTAAACTTGGATGAGGAAATTAAATATACATTCATTTATATATTATTAGCTGCACTGCTAATCTTAAACACTTATTACTTTAAATTATGAAAGATGAACATGGTATTTAGAACATGTAAATAGAATAGGCAATACCATTAGAGAATTAATAATATTTTAGCTTCTGCATTGGGAAAGCCGAAGGGAGGACGCAATTTGTATAATATAAATTCATTCGGAAAGTATTCAAATAATATAAATAATGTTATATCATTTGCTATTGGTGACGTTAACGGAGATGGTATTCCTGATTATGTATATCTCACTGGAAACAAAATTCAGGATAGTTCATTTATACAAGATATTACACTCAATATAAAGGATGGTAAGACAGGACTCATACAGAACTTTAAGCTTGCATCAAATTCGGGATACAGTCCTGCAATAATTTTAGAGGACTTCACTGGAGACAAGGTTAAGGATATATTTGTAAGCATAGCCTCAGGTGGCAGTGGGGGAATTATGTTTTACTATATATTTACTGATATAAATAATCAAATAAGGATGATTTTTGATTATGAAATCTACAATAATAAATACAGCTATAAGATAGAGTATGAAAACTATTACAAAGTATCAGTAATGAATATTGAACTTCAAACAAATTATATAATAGATATAACCTATAAAGGTAAGGATTATTTAAATGATATATATATGCCAAATGGAGAACTAAAATCTCCTATTGAAGGATGGGTTGACCCATTAAGCGGCCTATATCCTGTTGATTTTGACGGAAATGGTATTTATGAATTATTAGGTTATCAAAGGATATCAGGTCAGTATCATGCTGATTCTTTAGGGTATGTACAAAGCGTACTAAAATGGAATGGAAGGAAATTTTATTTAATGGATCAGTATGTTGCAATATTTGGAGCAGAAGTTGATGAAAAAGGATAAAAACTACATATAGTATAGACAGGAGAAAAATACTAAAAAATATACAATTTTATTTTCAAAATTGTAATGTTTTTTTAGTATTTTTTACATATACATTATCGTTGAAATGATATAAAATACATACCGATGAAAATAATTCATTCTAGTTGGCGGAATTATTTCCGCCAGCTAGTCTTAATATATTTCTTCTTGAAAATTCTATCCTTATGCTGAAGTTTTGGCATAGGGATTTTTTATATTTTAAATTAAAAAAAACAATAGCCTAATCCAAGCTAAAGGTTTGTTGTGTATGGTTAATAAATAATAATAAAAACGGCAGACATAGTGGAAATGGTTGGAACCTTCAACGTTTTTGAATAATAGATAATGGTGAAAAATGCTGCAAAAGGGTACTGTAAGAACGAGTAATTTTGGTAATAAATGGATTTAATAAAAATTAAATAAAAATAAAAATTTCTATTGACATAAACCATCTTCTTTTGTATAATGTAAAAGCACGTTGCGAAACGGCAAATTTTATGGCGGCGTAGCTCAGGGGCTAGAGCATTCGGTTCATACCCGACAGGTCGTAGGTTCAAATCCCACCGCCGCTACCATAAATAAGTGATAAAATGTATCACTTATTTCGTGGCCCGTTGGTCAAGCGGTTAAGACACCGCCCTTTCACGGCGATAACAGGGGTTCGATTCCCCTACGGGTCACCATTTGGGAGCTTAGCTCAGCTGGGAGAGCATCTGCCTTACAAGCAGAGGGTCATAGGTTCGAGCCCTATAGTTCCCACCAAAAAGATTGCATTTTAATGCAATCTTTTTTTATGTACAGAAATTTATATATTATCATTATACGTTGATAATAGAATAAGTTTAAAAGATGGCTATTTGCAAATTAAGGTTATTGTATAATATAATTATATAAGCTAATCATGGTGTGTATTTGAAAGGATAGAAGCAGATGGATATAGATGAAAGCTTAATAGAAAGAATTTTAGCAAAAATTTTTGAGAAGAAAGTGTACATGGATAAAAAGCAGATTAACTACTATAGACTTGATTTGGTTGAGCGAATTACAAAAAGACTTGCATCATTTCATGATGAATGTAAGGACTGTGAAGGCTTTATTGGCAAACTTGAGAATTATATTGACACAATTGGAACTAATACAGATAAGCAAACTAAAAGGGAATATGATAAATATTTAAATGCAATTATTTCACATTTTGCTTCTAAACATAAACTTGTTGATGATAACTATTATTTGTCCACATATATGACAATTGGAATGATGTTTGGTATGGTATTTGGGGCAGTAGGTATTATTGGTGACTCTAGTAACATG
This region includes:
- a CDS encoding DUF503 domain-containing protein → MIVSSLRMKLYSPNCHSLKDKRMIVKSLINRTRNKFNVSIAEVEEQDYYQTIVIGVACVSSSRTQANAVLNEVMRFVEGNTDAEITDLLFEER
- a CDS encoding nucleotidyltransferase domain-containing protein; the encoded protein is MKREDLSLERQLVLMTAIEMEESQRARLEEILNSHLNWADIIFQMITHRTLGMFYYNLKKFKLVDKLEKEIHRLLDANWQVYGERNAYYQKELTNVLKAFNEHNVVVPVLKGNLLAIMVYPEIETRIFNDLDMIMKLDDVVPVTQALEGIGFVQGHFDEEKQEIIAASRKEKMLQQMVSHELQEFQKISDNKFAKLVQVDINHDVLWKGNCPYKVPTEELIARALPIEINGVKGYMLDYIDNIIQLSCHLYKEATLMMWVTDLRDLKIYKFSDLYMYIKKFYDKIDWDLLVERIKGYNLDKVVYYNFHYIEMMFGELIPEKVLNALRPDDLTYLDEYGIENKEPSLWEYDFFTRLFETDRVLTLAENQLSGMNKYLDAKAKSDGVFKHRTLNN
- a CDS encoding lactate utilization protein, translated to MDNHLKSTIEKRINKVAENLRKNNMQVHYVESKTDVVNKVAELLKEGDTVGIGGSQSIFESGIFDLLRSGKYNFLDRYKEGLSREDIEEIYIKSFSADAYICSTNAITEQGELYNVDGNSNRVAAICYGPKSVIIIAGYNKIVKNFEEAVRRVKLLAAPANCVRLNCNTYCKEKGECMSFLSDADDITNGCNSSDRICCNYVFSAYQRKKDRIKVILVGEELGY
- a CDS encoding class I adenylate-forming enzyme family protein: MNYSPWSLFSESCNKFPNNIMLIHGNSQFTYAQMMELVLKASDFIDSMDFKIGGIFLPNSPQLITYMFALNKQNKLVVPLSYQLKGESLFRRINYADIEFLVTDKNGFDEVSKIKDRLQIKYLIVLENEFDVQVYKFDSEKIITEDIKEGTFGICFTGGSTAEPKGVVLSNYAVSGNALAVADVLQFTSEDSFLIARPLTQAGPIASDLFMAISCGACVILLNDLYHPAIFLKTIQELRPTTTYLVRTMMVQIFDYPFLDRFDISSIKRIILGAMITPESVFLKTTEKFKNAIVYNAYGLSEASVRVSFACSEDLLAYPGTVGRPIKGCDVTIYRDDGSVCEADEIGEIFVRTDYIMDGYYKCKDKTLEAITDKGLRTRDKGYKNKEGMLFIVGRTDDLINQGGNNVYPIEIEQILLMNPLIREAVVIGIDDEKLGQKIIALVRVAEGENVLVQDLYKWCRANLEDRKIPREIVIVEKMPRNEMGKLNKNILRSFYIDQIQNRRS
- a CDS encoding acyl carrier protein codes for the protein MTIDRDNILKMLITSLKRDESEFANITDDTDLREHGLDSITSIETIVMLEEAFDISVDDDDLYIENFNTLGKIIKLLEKCMNN
- a CDS encoding YaiI/YqxD family protein; this encodes MQILVDADACPVKEIIVRVAKKYKIPVTMIIDTSHELYDGYSIIITVDKSRDSVDIKLINLLKKEDIVVTQDYGVAAMGLGKGARVLNQNGLIYSDNNIDRLLFERHLGQKVRRAGGRTGSVKKRSKEDNDNFERALIKLIEKREE